In Chryseobacterium oranimense, a single window of DNA contains:
- a CDS encoding glucose 1-dehydrogenase, producing MEISLKNQVAVVTGASSGIGKGVAKSLAEAGATVVVNYPFEGALEQANSVLKEITDAGGKGITYQCDVSKEDQVVKMFQDVVSELGTVDILINNAGIQKDAKFTEMTIDQWNAVIGVNLTGQFLCAREAIKEFLRRGIDTSRSVACGKIIHISSVHEIIPWAGHANYASSKGAIRMLMQTLAQEYGADKIRVNSICPGAIQTPINTNAWNTPEALNSLLTLIPYNRIGQPEDIGNLAVFLASDFSDYITGSSIFIDGGMTTFESFSTGG from the coding sequence ATGGAAATATCACTTAAAAATCAGGTAGCTGTAGTTACCGGAGCTTCAAGCGGAATAGGTAAAGGAGTTGCAAAATCATTAGCGGAAGCAGGAGCAACTGTCGTCGTCAATTATCCTTTTGAAGGGGCGCTGGAACAGGCAAATTCAGTTCTGAAAGAAATTACAGATGCGGGAGGAAAAGGAATTACCTATCAGTGTGATGTTTCCAAAGAGGACCAGGTGGTGAAAATGTTTCAGGATGTAGTTTCAGAGCTTGGAACAGTTGATATTCTGATCAATAATGCAGGAATCCAGAAAGATGCTAAATTTACAGAAATGACCATTGATCAGTGGAATGCCGTAATCGGTGTAAACCTGACAGGTCAATTCCTTTGTGCAAGAGAAGCGATAAAAGAATTTCTCCGTCGTGGAATCGATACTTCACGTTCCGTAGCCTGCGGAAAGATTATCCATATCAGTTCAGTACATGAAATAATTCCTTGGGCTGGCCATGCAAACTATGCTTCAAGCAAAGGAGCAATAAGAATGCTTATGCAGACTTTAGCTCAGGAATATGGTGCAGATAAAATCCGTGTCAATTCCATTTGTCCGGGAGCTATTCAGACACCCATTAATACCAATGCCTGGAACACTCCGGAAGCATTAAATTCCCTTCTTACTCTAATCCCTTACAACAGAATTGGTCAGCCCGAAGATATCGGAAACCTTGCTGTGTTTCTGGCCAGTGATTTTTCAGATTATATTACCGGGTCAAGCATATTTATTGACGGCGGTATGACTACTTTCGAAAGCTTTTCTACAGGAGGATAG